Within the Aeromicrobium sp. Root236 genome, the region CCCCGCCTGGTCCTCGGGTCCGGGCCCGTACCACTGGATGGATCGACCCAGCGTGTTGTCAGCATTGGCGGCGGCGAGCCAGGCGACGCGGTCGTCTCGGCACCCGGTCGCGTCCGGGATCGCGGCCTTGAGGTCACGGCAGGTGCCGACGAAGCCCTCGAGACAGGGACTGCCCCCGTCGCCGGTGCATTTGGTGTGCACTCCTCTGTCGACGTACGCACCGACCACGCCATCGAGCGAGGAGAAGGCGACGGCGAGATCGTCGCGCGTCGCACCGTAGGCCTCCACGTCATAGCGGAGCGGGCCTTGATGGATCGCCCGATCGGCGTCACGGTATTGCGTGGTGTCCTCCCACGACCCGACGATCATGCGACCGCCGGCGACGACGAACAGGCCGATCAGCAGGCCGGCCACGATGCGGGAGACTCCGGCCGGCTGGGTCTGGAGCCGGCGTCCGGCGATCCGCAAGGACGGCCGACCCTGGACCCGGACCAGGATGTCCGCGATGAGCCGGGTGAAGACCGGCACCACGAGCACCAAGCCAAGCGCGCAGAGGACACCGCCGGCAATGAACAGGTCGGTCCACCGACGGGCGACCTCACCACCCGAGCCCGAACCATGGACGGTGCTCACGACGACCGCGAGGAAACCGGCCACGAGGAGGGCGGCCCGCCAGGGACTCGGCTTCTTCGCGGCCGAGAGGGCGATGGCCCTGCTCCCAGGATGCGCGGTCGCATGCGCGCCGGGTATCAGAGCGACGACCACGGCGACCAAGGGAAGTCCGATCATCACGAGCGCCGCGGCGAGGGGCCATGGCGCGAACGCGGACGACGACCAGTCCCGCCCGCCGACTCGCAGGCCGTGGATGGCCGGGCGGGTGATCCAGAACGCCACCAACCCGAGCAGGCACCCGACGAACCCACCGGCACCCGCCTCGACCGCCGCGACCAGTCGGGTGCGTGACCGCGAGAGTCCGAGCGTCCGCAGTCCGGCCAGTCGGCGATCGCGCAGCACGGCCGAGAGCCGGCCGGCCGTGGCGACCAGGACGACGACTGGCACACCGACTGTCGCCACGACGGCGAGGATCAGACGTTCGCTGTCGGCGTCTCGATAGCTGAGGTTCTCGAGCTCGGCCCGGATGATCGCGAGCATGGTCAACACGACCCAGGACCCGATGAGCTGGGCCATGACGTTGGCCGCGCCCCGCACGCGACCGCCTGCACCGCCACCGCGGGCGAGCCGCAGGCCGAGCCGGATGTCGGCGATCACGAAGTGCTCTCGAGGGCACCGTCACGCAGCACGACGACCCTGTCGGCGTGGGCTGCGATCCGGTGGTCATGGGTCACCAGCAGGACACTCGCCCCGTGTTGCCGCGACGCGCTCAACAAGAGCTCGAGGACCTGCTCCCCCGCGAGGGTGTCGAGTGCGCCGGTCGGCTCGTCGGCGAACACGATCGAGGGCGCATGCACCAGAGCGCGGGCGACCGCAGCGCGTTGGGCCTCGCCGCCGGAGACCTCTCCCGTACGCCGGTTGCCGGCATGACCCAGCCCGACGGACGCGAGCATCTCCTCGGCCCTCGCGAACGCCTCGCGATGAGCCGTGCCCAACAGCTGCAGCGGAAGGGCGACGTTCTCCGCCAGAGTCAGCTCGGGGATCAGGTCGCCGTTCTGCAGGATGAATCCCATGCGCGACAGCCGAAGTTCGGACCTGCGGCTCTCGGTCAGTGCCTCGATGGGATCGCCGAGCACGCGGACCGATCCCGAGTCGGGCCTGAGGATCCCGGCGAGGCAGTGCAGCAAGGTCGACTTGCCAGAGCCCGACGGGCCCATCAGCGCGAGCACCTCACCGCGGCCGAGCTCGAGGCTCGCGCCGCGAAGGGCCGGCGTCTGCCCGAACGTGAGTCTGAGGTCGACGGCCGCAAGTGCCTGGCTCAGAGCGGTGTCGACAGTCATACCGGCTCCGCCCGCAGCTGGTCGCGCAACCCGTCGAGCCGGCCACCCGCTTCCTCGATCCATCGCAGGTCAGCGTCGAGATGTGCGAGCTCATACGTGAGGGAGAGCAGGTCCGGAGCGGCTGCGGTGCCCTTGGCGGCCGTGAGCTCTCGCATGCGGGCGAGGTGCACGGCACGTTGCGCGTCGAGCACCGAGTCCGCGTCACGGCCGGACATCAGCGCGAGTGTGACCTTGGTCAGCAGCGTGTTCGAGGCGTAGGCCGACGGCGGTTCCGGTGTGTACATCCAGGTCTCCCATGCAGTGACTCCATCCGGCGTGATGGCGTACAGGATGCGCGACGGGCCGCCGCCATCCTCGGTGCCCGTGACAGTGGCGAGTCCGTCGCGCTCGAAGCGTGCCAATGACGCATAGACCTGCCCGGCAGCCAGAGGCTTGACCGGGCTGAAGCGCTGGTCATAGCGCTGCTTCAACGTGTAGCCGTGGGCGGGCTCGTTGGCGAGCAGCCCCAAAAGAGTCTTCGATACGGACATGCCGAGGACTATACACAGAGTGTCTACTCGGAGCGACTACCTCGGATTCACTGGCTCAGCCGCGGCGCTGGACCCGCATCGATTCGTCGGCCCTCCGCATCGCGATGAGCACCGCCAACCGGCGCCTCGCCAGCAGCCGCCGGCGGCGGGCCGCGGACCTCACGACACCCGTCACTGAGCCAGCCGCCTGACGATCGGCAGCCGGCTTCGCGTGAACAGCATCGCTGCGAGAGCGGCCAGGAGCGGGACCACCACGATCATGGCGCCGAGCAGGAGCCACGGCACCCGGATGATGGGGCTGCCGACCGACTCCACTCCGAGCACGTAGGACTGTGAGGTCAACGGCCACGTGACGGCGATGCCCGGCGCGAAGCCGACGGCGATGCCCAGCACCGTGCCGAGGCTCGCCAGGATGACGGCCTGGGCACCCGCGACGAGACGACGCGTACGAGGTGCGGCACCCACGGCGGCCAGTGTCGAGAAGTCCGGCCGCGCATCACTCAAGGCCAGGCCTGTAGCCGTCATCGTGCCGATCAGGACAGCCAGGGCGCCGAAGCCGAGGAGGGCGAGGAACGGGAGCGTGTACTTCTCCTGGAACCCGCGCTCGACCTGCGCGCTTCCGTAGTCGGGCGAGAGACCCGAGAGCGCGGCACTGACCTTGTCCTCCACTGCCTTGGTCGGGACCGGCTCGCCCTTCGCCGAGATGGCGCGCACCGCTTGCCACGGCAAGTGATGTGCCCGCATCGCCGCCGGTGAGATCACCGCGAGGCCGATCGTCGGCTCGGGGCCCCGGGGTACCCTGCCGGTGCCGAGATCGGCGACGACAGCCTTGACCGGAACCCGTCGCTCCTTCTCTTTTTCGAACGCCTCGATCGTCACCATGCCGGCCTTGACGACGCGACGATCCCCCGCGAGCATCTGACCGCTCTCGAGCGCCTTGATCGCCTGCTCGTCCAGGGTGACTCCCCACTCGCGCAAGGTCGGCGCGTCGGCGACCATCAGCTCGCTGGATCCGGAGTACCCGTTGGGCGTACGCACCGTGACACTCACACCGCTGTCGTCCATGGCCTGGATGCCGGCCGCACCGATCGTGGTGAACCGCAATCCTCCGCTCGCGCGCGAGGCGACGTCGAGCATCTGGTCGGCCCTCGCGGCGTCGACGTTCACGACCATCCGGCCGGGCTCGGCCGCATAGACGTACTGCTGCCGGCTCTGCTCGAAGTCGCTGGCCGACCCGATCGCGATCGTCGTGATGCCGGCGACGGAAGCCATGATCGCGGCGATCGCCGGAGCGCTTCGTGCGCGCTGCCGTGCGGTGTCGCGGATGGCGAGACGAAGTGGCAGCGGAAGAACGGTGCCGATGCGGGCCACCGCGCCGATCAAGAGCGGGGTCAGCAGGACGGTGCCCAGGACGATCGCGATGATGGACCCGGCCACCGCCGTCTCGCCTCCCGGCTTGATCCCGAGCGTGAAGCACGCGGCGAGACCCCCGGCGATCAGGAGCAGGCCGAACAGCGGCCATCCTCGGCTTGACCTGACGGTCCCCCGGCGGCCAGCCAGGACGGCGGCGACCTGCTGCCTGGCCGCTTGGTGAGCCGGGACGAAGGCCGCGGCGAGGGCCGCGATCGAACCCAGCACCACGGCCGCAGCGACGTACAGCCACTGCACCTCGAACGGGCCGAACGCGACGCTCGGGATCACCGACGGCAGGAGCCAGACGGCCATGACCGACAGGGCGAGGCCGATGACCGCGCCGGCGACGCACGAGAGGAAGCCGAGCACGAGGGCCTGGCCCAGCACGACCCGGCGGACCTGCTCGGGAGATGCGCCGGTCGCGGCGAGGAGTGCGAGGTCCCTGCGCTGCCGGCGTACGCCCACGGCGAAGGCCGGACCGGCGAGCAGGATGACCTCGAGCACGATCGCCGTCACGATCACCGCCATGACGCCACGGGTGCCGTCATCGGCACCGTCACCGAACTGATTCGCGCGCCCCAGCTCGGAGGCAGGCGGAGGGTGGTCGAGGACGTGCCGCGACACGACCAGGAATCCGGCGGCGTTGAGCGTCCGGACGTCGTGCCACGTGACCGGTGCTCGACGATCGATGAGGTACGACCTCTCGCCGTCGCCCGGAACCGAGCCAGGCATGACGAGGGCTCCCGCAGAGTTGCCGCCTCGGATCACCGTGCTCAGGCGGCCGATACCGACGACCCGCGAAGCCTTGCCGTCGCCGATGTCCACGGTCGTGCCGATCGTCGCGCCATGATCGGCCAGGGCTTTGGTCACCATGACCTCGCCGATGGCGCGCGGCACGCGGCCGTGCTGGATGGAGTACATGCCGTGCGTGACGGGTGCGCCGGGGTCCAGCGCTGTGAGGTTGGCTCGGTAGCCACGAGCACCGATCACGATCGAGGTGCCCGTCGCACGATCGACAGCGACGATCCTGGCGTGTGTCGCTCGTTCGAGGGCGGCGGCCTGGGCGGCCTGTGTGAACTCGCGCGGCTTGCCGAACGTGCCGAACTCCCCGCCGTCGGCCGACTGGCTCACCCCTTTCGCCCCCAGGAAGGTCGCGGAGGCCTGCGCCGTGCCCATGGCGTCCGCGAGCCCTTCTCGCTGGTCCACGTCGTTGGTCGCGACGAGGGTCGTCAGCATGACGGTGAGCAGCACCGGAGTGCCGACCATCACGGCGATCAGCAGGCTGCGCCCCTTGGAGCGGAGGGCATCGCGCCGACCGGCCCGCAGCGCCACGCGCCACGACGCGGAGAACTGGCTCACACGTGCCGCCCGGCGGCCAGCAGCGCCTCGGCCGAGAGCTCGGATGCCGTGGTGTCGGTGATCTGCCCGTCGCGCAGGAACACGATGCGGTCGGCCCACGCGGCGTGCCGGGCGTCGTGAGTCACGAGCAGCCCCGCTCCCCCGCGGTCGATGCGCTTGCGGAGCACGCGCAGCACCGCCTCACCGGTCTGGGAGTCCAGCGCCCCGGTGGGCTCGTCGGCGAGCAGCACGCGGCGCGGTCCGACGAGCGCTCGCGCGATCGCCACCCGCTGCTGCTGTCCGCCGGACATCTCGTCGGGGAACCGGTCGGCGAGCTCCGCCAGCTCGACGTCCTCCAGCGACTTGAGCGCGGTACGCCTGGCCGTGCGCCGTGAGGCGCCGTCGAGCTCGAGCGGCAGGCCGACGTTCTCGACCGCGGTCAGCGTCGGGATCAGGTTGAGGTCCTGGAACACGTAGCCGACGCTCCGCCGGCGCATCGCGGCGAGCTGCTTGGTGGAGAGGTCGGCGAGGCTCTGTCCCTCGATGAGCACCTCGCCGCTGGTCGGCCGGTCCAGTCCGCCAAGCAGCGTCAGGAGCGTGGACTTGCCGGAGCCGGACGGGCCCATCACGGCTACGAGCTCACCCTCGACGAGGGTCAGGTCGATCTCGCGAAGGGCGTGCACCTCGGCCGCTCCTTCGCCGTGCACCCGGCTGACACCTCGCAGCTCCAGCACGACGGCGCGCTCGGCCGTGTTCACGAGCGCACCCGGTCGCTGTCGTCCGCGGCCGCCGATGCCGACTCCGCACGCCGGGCCCGGCGTACCCGTGACTCGACGTGGTCCAGCCAGCGCACCTGAGACTCCGCCGAGAAGATCAACCGCTCGAGCACGAGCTCCCACGCCAGGTCATCGGCTTCGTCGGCCTGACGCTTGAGCCTGGTGTAGTCCTGCAGCTGGCGCAGCGTCGCAGACCGCTGCGCCTGCACGATCGCCGCGATGTCGACGCCCTCCATGCCGACACCGAGGGCGAGCTTGATCGACAGCTCGTCGCGCGGGTCGGAGGTCTTGTCGACGGGAGTCGCGAACCACTGCGCGGCCTCCGCACGCCCGGCGTCCGTGAGCACGTACGCGATGCGGCCCTCGCCGTCAGACTCTCCGGCACCCTCGACGAGTCCGTCGCGCTCGAGCCGTTGCAACGTCGTGTAGACCTGTCCGACGTTGAGCGGCCACGTCCCGCCGGTCCGGGCCTCGAACTCCGCCCGCAGCTGGTAGCCGTGGCGTGGGCCCTCGGTCAGCAGGGCCATCAAGCTGTTCCTGATCGTCATCGGCCATCCCTATACTCGGTATGCATGTGCTGGACATGACGGTATACCGGGTATGCACGGATGGCAAACAGGTCAGCGGGAGAGTCGGGTGGCGAGCTCGGCAGCCCAGTAGGTCAGCACGATCTCCGCGCCTGCGCGGCGGATCGACAAGATGATCTCGTCGATCGTGCGCTCGCGATCGATCCAGCCGTTGGCCGCGGCGGCCTCGACCATCGCCATCTCGCCGGAGATGTTGTAGGCCGCGACCGGCACGTCGACCGCGGCGCGCACGTCGGCGATCACGTCGAGGTAGGACAGCGCCGGCTTGACCATGACGATGTCGGCACCCTCATCGATGTCGAGCAGCACCTCGCGGATCGCCTCGCGGCTGTTGGCCGGATCCTGTTGGTAGGTCTTGCGGTCGCCCTGCAGCGACGAGCCGACGGCCTCGCGGAACGGGCCGTAGAACGCCGAGGAGTACTTCACGGCGTACGCGAGGATCACCGTGTCGTCGTGGCCCGCGGCGTCGAGGGCGGAACGAATGACGCCGACCTGGCCGTCCATCATCCCGCTCGGGCCGACCACGTGGGCGCCGGACTCGGCCTGCACGACACCCATCCGGGCGTAGATCTCGAGCGTCGCGTCGTTGTCGACCCGGCCCTGCGCGTCGAGCACGCCGCAGTGGCCGTGGTCGGTGAACTCGTCGAGGCACAGGTCCGACATCACGAGCAGGTCGTCACCGACCTCGGCGCGGGCGTCGGCCAGGGCGACGTTGAGGATGCCGTCAGGATCGAGGGCGCCGGAGCCCACGGCGTCCTTGT harbors:
- a CDS encoding FtsX-like permease family protein gives rise to the protein MIADIRLGLRLARGGGAGGRVRGAANVMAQLIGSWVVLTMLAIIRAELENLSYRDADSERLILAVVATVGVPVVVLVATAGRLSAVLRDRRLAGLRTLGLSRSRTRLVAAVEAGAGGFVGCLLGLVAFWITRPAIHGLRVGGRDWSSSAFAPWPLAAALVMIGLPLVAVVVALIPGAHATAHPGSRAIALSAAKKPSPWRAALLVAGFLAVVVSTVHGSGSGGEVARRWTDLFIAGGVLCALGLVLVVPVFTRLIADILVRVQGRPSLRIAGRRLQTQPAGVSRIVAGLLIGLFVVAGGRMIVGSWEDTTQYRDADRAIHQGPLRYDVEAYGATRDDLAVAFSSLDGVVGAYVDRGVHTKCTGDGGSPCLEGFVGTCRDLKAAIPDATGCRDDRVAWLAAANADNTLGRSIQWYGPGPEDQAGPTERTPVPSSDAIITSKASPYSVVSAMNAEVFIPIGTPGMKALADAERENTQFGTVVQVDPNKLSASQVRAALHVIDPRAESYADQSSEFYATLNFVAGLRALVWGVAAVVLAIGLLGFAIATVDRSVARRAEMVSLQLAGTPRRVIRAAQWWEAGLPLLVGVALAVGAGTAVGAALLVLGDSYDAAPWGSVLWLGAVSFVAAIGIAGVTVAACAPRIRAELIRRA
- a CDS encoding PadR family transcriptional regulator, which produces MSVSKTLLGLLANEPAHGYTLKQRYDQRFSPVKPLAAGQVYASLARFERDGLATVTGTEDGGGPSRILYAITPDGVTAWETWMYTPEPPSAYASNTLLTKVTLALMSGRDADSVLDAQRAVHLARMRELTAAKGTAAAPDLLSLTYELAHLDADLRWIEEAGGRLDGLRDQLRAEPV
- a CDS encoding ABC transporter ATP-binding protein, with translation MNTAERAVVLELRGVSRVHGEGAAEVHALREIDLTLVEGELVAVMGPSGSGKSTLLTLLGGLDRPTSGEVLIEGQSLADLSTKQLAAMRRRSVGYVFQDLNLIPTLTAVENVGLPLELDGASRRTARRTALKSLEDVELAELADRFPDEMSGGQQQRVAIARALVGPRRVLLADEPTGALDSQTGEAVLRVLRKRIDRGGAGLLVTHDARHAAWADRIVFLRDGQITDTTASELSAEALLAAGRHV
- a CDS encoding ABC transporter ATP-binding protein translates to MTVDTALSQALAAVDLRLTFGQTPALRGASLELGRGEVLALMGPSGSGKSTLLHCLAGILRPDSGSVRVLGDPIEALTESRRSELRLSRMGFILQNGDLIPELTLAENVALPLQLLGTAHREAFARAEEMLASVGLGHAGNRRTGEVSGGEAQRAAVARALVHAPSIVFADEPTGALDTLAGEQVLELLLSASRQHGASVLLVTHDHRIAAHADRVVVLRDGALESTS
- a CDS encoding PadR family transcriptional regulator gives rise to the protein MTIRNSLMALLTEGPRHGYQLRAEFEARTGGTWPLNVGQVYTTLQRLERDGLVEGAGESDGEGRIAYVLTDAGRAEAAQWFATPVDKTSDPRDELSIKLALGVGMEGVDIAAIVQAQRSATLRQLQDYTRLKRQADEADDLAWELVLERLIFSAESQVRWLDHVESRVRRARRAESASAAADDSDRVRS
- the hemB gene encoding porphobilinogen synthase, giving the protein MPFPSDRPRRLRQSPAMRRLVAETHVQPSQLILPMFIAEGITEQRPIASMPGVVQHTRDTARKAYAEAAALGLGGVMLFGVPEHKDAVGSGALDPDGILNVALADARAEVGDDLLVMSDLCLDEFTDHGHCGVLDAQGRVDNDATLEIYARMGVVQAESGAHVVGPSGMMDGQVGVIRSALDAAGHDDTVILAYAVKYSSAFYGPFREAVGSSLQGDRKTYQQDPANSREAIREVLLDIDEGADIVMVKPALSYLDVIADVRAAVDVPVAAYNISGEMAMVEAAAANGWIDRERTIDEIILSIRRAGAEIVLTYWAAELATRLSR
- a CDS encoding FtsX-like permease family protein — its product is MSQFSASWRVALRAGRRDALRSKGRSLLIAVMVGTPVLLTVMLTTLVATNDVDQREGLADAMGTAQASATFLGAKGVSQSADGGEFGTFGKPREFTQAAQAAALERATHARIVAVDRATGTSIVIGARGYRANLTALDPGAPVTHGMYSIQHGRVPRAIGEVMVTKALADHGATIGTTVDIGDGKASRVVGIGRLSTVIRGGNSAGALVMPGSVPGDGERSYLIDRRAPVTWHDVRTLNAAGFLVVSRHVLDHPPPASELGRANQFGDGADDGTRGVMAVIVTAIVLEVILLAGPAFAVGVRRQRRDLALLAATGASPEQVRRVVLGQALVLGFLSCVAGAVIGLALSVMAVWLLPSVIPSVAFGPFEVQWLYVAAAVVLGSIAALAAAFVPAHQAARQQVAAVLAGRRGTVRSSRGWPLFGLLLIAGGLAACFTLGIKPGGETAVAGSIIAIVLGTVLLTPLLIGAVARIGTVLPLPLRLAIRDTARQRARSAPAIAAIMASVAGITTIAIGSASDFEQSRQQYVYAAEPGRMVVNVDAARADQMLDVASRASGGLRFTTIGAAGIQAMDDSGVSVTVRTPNGYSGSSELMVADAPTLREWGVTLDEQAIKALESGQMLAGDRRVVKAGMVTIEAFEKEKERRVPVKAVVADLGTGRVPRGPEPTIGLAVISPAAMRAHHLPWQAVRAISAKGEPVPTKAVEDKVSAALSGLSPDYGSAQVERGFQEKYTLPFLALLGFGALAVLIGTMTATGLALSDARPDFSTLAAVGAAPRTRRLVAGAQAVILASLGTVLGIAVGFAPGIAVTWPLTSQSYVLGVESVGSPIIRVPWLLLGAMIVVVPLLAALAAMLFTRSRLPIVRRLAQ